A genomic segment from Sulfitobacter pacificus encodes:
- a CDS encoding amidohydrolase — protein sequence MTRTKRMASTSLQTSLAENPAELPNTREIDPENTTGFADLVITGARIFTLEPATPWASAIALKGEKIVYVGDDDGATALIGADTRHILLSSDVILPAFIDSHTHPVTATQTGPILELPPGAAPHEIIEAVANYAKAHPELSCIKGRAWDIDAFGLEGPNKELLDQAVSDRPVLLLDSSGHSQWLNSKALEQMNVSAATPDPVPNVSVFVRDSDGSPTGWAKEAALWFHTEQLDIPTKLDGENLLGFLTYLRALGVTSVYDAGIELLDVAIRNDEAYEILSRFDREGRLPIRYFGSLVVHSPVQLAGAVDEFKRLRERYSGHRLKFNSVKLFLDGVSEIGTARLLAPYEGQPDNYGLTTISREELDGLLAELHAEQIDFHVHTIGDGAVRLVLDAVEALRERVGEPATQITMAHVELVDPADMHRFKSLGIYVNHTPHWNGGYFRGQERTLGPERAKRTNQLASLIATGAVVALSSDITEGPEWETDRANPYLGIHIGHNRREPGTALDAAAFPPVDEKADLVDLLAGYTINGAMQLRVDDDLGSLTVGKIADFQILDKDIFEVPADEIYKVYPKAVFMDGQLVAGSLAGAE from the coding sequence ATGACCAGAACCAAACGAATGGCGAGTACTTCGCTGCAAACAAGCTTGGCCGAAAACCCCGCTGAATTGCCGAACACACGTGAGATTGATCCTGAAAACACTACTGGCTTTGCCGACCTGGTGATCACCGGGGCCAGGATTTTCACGCTTGAACCAGCGACACCATGGGCAAGTGCTATCGCCTTAAAAGGGGAGAAGATCGTTTATGTCGGTGATGATGACGGGGCCACCGCTCTGATCGGCGCAGATACGCGTCACATATTGCTTTCGTCGGACGTGATCCTGCCGGCATTTATCGATTCCCACACACATCCTGTCACGGCCACGCAGACCGGGCCGATACTCGAACTTCCACCAGGGGCAGCACCACACGAAATTATCGAAGCGGTGGCGAACTACGCGAAGGCGCATCCAGAGCTCTCTTGTATCAAGGGTCGTGCGTGGGACATTGATGCTTTTGGTCTTGAGGGGCCGAATAAGGAACTTCTGGATCAGGCCGTATCTGACCGACCGGTTTTGCTCCTCGATTCCTCAGGTCACAGCCAGTGGTTGAATTCGAAAGCCCTTGAGCAGATGAACGTCAGCGCAGCAACGCCTGACCCAGTGCCCAACGTGTCTGTCTTCGTGCGAGATAGTGACGGCAGTCCAACAGGGTGGGCAAAGGAAGCCGCGCTGTGGTTTCACACAGAACAATTGGATATTCCTACCAAGCTGGATGGTGAAAACCTCCTTGGGTTTCTGACCTATCTACGGGCACTTGGAGTGACCTCAGTCTATGACGCGGGAATTGAACTGCTGGATGTGGCGATCCGAAACGACGAAGCCTATGAGATCCTGTCTCGGTTCGACCGAGAAGGGCGGCTGCCAATACGTTACTTTGGCAGTCTTGTCGTCCACAGCCCGGTCCAACTGGCCGGTGCCGTCGATGAATTTAAGCGACTTCGGGAAAGATACAGTGGCCATCGACTGAAGTTCAATTCGGTGAAACTGTTTTTGGACGGTGTGAGCGAAATTGGAACGGCGCGACTTCTGGCACCCTATGAAGGGCAGCCTGACAACTACGGGCTTACGACCATCAGTCGTGAAGAACTCGATGGTTTGCTTGCTGAATTGCATGCAGAACAGATCGATTTCCATGTCCATACCATTGGCGATGGCGCTGTCCGGCTTGTTCTTGATGCCGTTGAGGCGCTGCGCGAACGTGTGGGTGAGCCGGCAACTCAGATCACGATGGCCCATGTCGAACTCGTTGATCCTGCGGATATGCACCGGTTCAAGTCGTTGGGAATTTACGTCAACCATACACCACATTGGAACGGTGGATATTTTCGCGGGCAGGAACGTACACTTGGCCCGGAAAGAGCCAAACGTACCAATCAACTTGCGAGCCTTATCGCAACGGGTGCAGTGGTTGCCTTGTCCAGCGACATTACCGAAGGCCCTGAGTGGGAAACCGACCGTGCCAATCCTTACTTAGGTATCCATATCGGACATAATAGACGCGAACCCGGCACCGCCCTTGACGCCGCGGCTTTCCCCCCAGTGGATGAAAAGGCAGATCTTGTCGATCTTCTCGCCGGGTACACAATCAACGGTGCCATGCAGCTTCGTGTCGATGATGACCTAGGGTCGCTGACGGTGGGCAAGATCGCTGATTTTCAAATTCTCGACAAAGACATCTTTGAAGTACCAGCTGATGAGATTTACAAAGTTTACCCCAAAGCCGTCTTTATGGATGGCCAGCTTGTAGCGGGATCTTTGGCAGGTGCGGAATGA
- a CDS encoding GntR family transcriptional regulator: MLSITKMHFVRKNTLEKIQGVRYPRAMTSLTLHDGTPSRLQREIAVQVIDLARENGLRIGAPLKESVLAQEFSVSRTPVRAALRYLTEIGAVKHIPQRGYFLDQEVTALPEIEVDAAETTVRSVYNQIVDAYFSGELSDRVSVAELMRRFDIDRQPLQEALSRLSAEGFMRPNPGYGWVFVPLKKSREADTEDMHRFRLVLEPALLLEPAFEADSGQIAMMRAKQVALIEKLGTDFDVAEVFEANEELHVNLTSYCGSRYFINALDFPTPSGRLDEYRHYQDRERIRQACEEHIAILDAVSAGEMQRASNLMREHILSAQPKND; encoded by the coding sequence ATGTTGTCCATAACAAAAATGCACTTTGTAAGAAAAAACACACTTGAGAAAATTCAGGGTGTCCGCTATCCCCGTGCTATGACTTCTTTAACGTTACATGACGGGACGCCCTCCAGACTCCAAAGGGAAATTGCCGTGCAGGTTATTGATTTAGCACGGGAAAATGGATTGCGCATTGGTGCGCCGCTTAAGGAATCGGTGCTGGCGCAGGAGTTTTCGGTGTCGCGCACGCCGGTGCGTGCAGCTTTGCGTTACCTGACCGAAATCGGAGCCGTGAAGCATATTCCGCAGCGCGGTTACTTTCTTGATCAGGAGGTCACAGCGCTTCCTGAAATCGAGGTGGATGCGGCGGAAACAACTGTACGCAGCGTGTATAATCAGATCGTCGACGCATATTTCAGCGGAGAATTGTCTGATCGGGTGAGCGTCGCCGAGTTGATGCGCCGTTTCGATATTGATCGCCAGCCCCTACAGGAAGCTTTGTCGCGCTTGTCTGCAGAAGGTTTTATGCGACCCAACCCAGGTTATGGTTGGGTTTTTGTACCACTCAAGAAGTCTCGCGAGGCCGATACGGAAGACATGCACCGTTTTCGCTTGGTCCTTGAGCCTGCCTTGTTGCTGGAACCCGCTTTTGAGGCCGATTCTGGACAGATTGCGATGATGCGGGCCAAACAGGTGGCCCTTATTGAAAAACTGGGAACGGATTTCGACGTGGCCGAAGTTTTCGAAGCCAATGAGGAGTTGCATGTCAATCTCACCTCCTATTGTGGCAGCAGATACTTCATCAATGCGCTGGATTTTCCGACCCCGTCAGGCCGTCTGGACGAATACAGGCACTATCAGGATCGCGAGCGTATTCGGCAGGCCTGCGAGGAACATATTGCCATATTAGACGCCGTTTCGGCTGGAGAGATGCAGCGGGCGTCCAACCTTATGCGTGAGCATATTCTGTCTGCCCAGCCGAAAAACGATTGA
- a CDS encoding alpha/beta hydrolase yields MTDPARPDDAPYRIGYYDKGPTPFFALQSDTRLSYCLYVPTDYDPDGDQTYPLIVLCHGTERWPAHYRDNFSDFAKQHQAIVLAPLFPWNLFFVGDSENYKLLKMGDIRFDLALLSMVDEVAARYRLRSSKFLLHGFSGGGHFTHRFLYAHPERLLGASIGAPGVVTLCDATLDYPLGLKGMAEFLGGPINPDGIAHVPVQCVVGSADTDTWEITLTPNETMYWVPGINDTGRTRIERLRSLATSLEKAGCSVRFDLVDGVDHDQDGIVPTVQSFFADILNAEVKP; encoded by the coding sequence ATGACAGACCCTGCAAGACCCGACGACGCGCCCTATCGGATCGGATATTATGACAAGGGCCCGACCCCCTTTTTCGCACTGCAAAGCGACACACGGCTGAGTTATTGCCTCTATGTTCCGACAGACTACGACCCGGATGGTGACCAGACCTATCCATTGATCGTGCTTTGCCACGGTACAGAGCGTTGGCCGGCTCATTATCGCGACAACTTCTCGGATTTCGCCAAGCAGCATCAGGCCATCGTTCTGGCACCACTCTTTCCCTGGAACCTGTTTTTCGTCGGTGACAGCGAGAACTACAAATTGCTCAAAATGGGCGATATCCGCTTTGATCTGGCGCTCTTATCGATGGTTGACGAAGTCGCCGCGCGCTACCGGCTCAGATCAAGCAAGTTCTTGTTGCACGGGTTCTCGGGCGGCGGGCATTTCACTCATCGCTTCCTTTATGCCCATCCCGAGCGGCTACTTGGCGCCTCTATCGGTGCGCCGGGCGTTGTGACGCTCTGCGATGCGACACTAGATTATCCTCTTGGTCTCAAAGGCATGGCCGAATTTCTGGGTGGGCCAATCAACCCAGATGGTATTGCACATGTGCCGGTGCAATGTGTTGTCGGCTCTGCCGATACCGACACTTGGGAAATCACGCTTACACCGAATGAAACGATGTATTGGGTGCCGGGTATCAACGACACGGGCCGCACTCGCATTGAACGCCTGCGCAGCCTCGCCACCTCGCTGGAGAAAGCGGGCTGTTCCGTGCGCTTTGATCTCGTTGATGGTGTGGATCACGATCAGGATGGCATTGTTCCTACCGTTCAGAGTTTCTTTGCCGACATCCTGAATGCTGAGGTCAAGCCATGA
- a CDS encoding C45 family autoproteolytic acyltransferase/hydolase, translated as MNAPVSFPYFEVEGDPEAIGRDYGKKAMDRIHESLNIYRPVFKRVGLTWDEALARASAFISQLEGFDADQATELRAIAKGAGVKPEEVMVVNARTDIIYGAPRPPSTLDDGCTGAIALPGATANGHLIHGQNWDWRDDCKNSVVIVQRHPSNGPATLNLFEAGTLARCGLNEHGIALTANFLHCDHDTDRNRPRNGVPSPFVRRQVLSSRLLAEAAEKMMNAPRSFSNNIMLSDAIGIGIDLETTPREYYWLKPENGLLVHANHFISPAGRARVFDTGLGISADSLYRDDRVRDALSKEHGQITVQSMLDALADDFGSPASVNSPPTTGVGGESSATVASIVMDVTERSITVVATPYAQTHSETYRLTTKN; from the coding sequence ATGAACGCGCCTGTCAGCTTCCCTTACTTCGAAGTTGAGGGTGATCCCGAGGCCATCGGTCGTGATTACGGCAAGAAGGCGATGGACCGCATTCATGAAAGCCTCAATATCTACCGCCCCGTGTTCAAGCGGGTTGGCCTCACCTGGGACGAGGCGTTAGCCCGTGCGTCCGCCTTCATCAGCCAGCTCGAAGGTTTCGATGCCGATCAGGCCACAGAGCTGCGCGCCATCGCCAAGGGCGCGGGGGTTAAGCCCGAGGAGGTTATGGTCGTCAATGCGCGCACGGATATCATCTATGGCGCGCCCAGACCGCCGAGCACGCTGGATGACGGTTGTACCGGGGCCATCGCCCTGCCGGGGGCAACGGCGAACGGCCATCTTATCCACGGTCAGAACTGGGACTGGCGCGATGATTGCAAGAACTCCGTCGTGATCGTTCAGCGCCATCCCAGCAACGGCCCGGCTACACTGAACCTGTTCGAAGCGGGGACTTTGGCCCGATGTGGGCTAAACGAGCACGGCATCGCGCTTACCGCGAATTTCCTGCACTGTGACCATGATACCGACCGCAATCGCCCGCGTAACGGTGTGCCCTCGCCTTTTGTCCGTCGTCAGGTTCTATCGTCGCGGCTGTTGGCAGAGGCGGCAGAAAAAATGATGAACGCGCCGCGTAGTTTCTCAAACAACATCATGTTGTCCGATGCGATCGGTATCGGGATCGATCTGGAAACCACCCCGCGGGAATATTACTGGCTCAAGCCGGAAAACGGCCTGCTTGTACATGCCAACCACTTCATTTCCCCCGCCGGACGCGCCCGTGTGTTCGACACAGGTCTCGGGATCTCTGCGGATAGTCTTTATCGCGACGACCGGGTGCGTGATGCGCTGTCCAAGGAACATGGGCAGATTACCGTTCAGTCCATGCTTGACGCGCTGGCTGATGATTTTGGCTCGCCTGCCTCTGTCAACAGCCCCCCCACCACCGGCGTTGGCGGTGAATCAAGCGCGACGGTCGCCAGCATCGTCATGGATGTGACAGAGCGCAGCATAACCGTTGTGGCGACCCCTTATGCCCAAACCCATTCGGAGACTTACAGGCTGACAACAAAAAACTAA
- a CDS encoding ABC transporter substrate-binding protein, which yields MKHLRLASALVAGLSASAVLADAPKMGGTAKVVIGSDILGTQPGVARDSGTDMILHHIFEALVAYDDNLEVQPMLAESWEISDEGKTYTFKLREGVTFHNGAPLTSADVKWSWDRWLDPETGWGCTYWYDGSEALKIEAIETPDPQTVVFRLNIPSGLFLAQMANFQCMTAIAHSDSVGADGTWSTPIGTGPFKLGEWKKGVSVTLSKNPEYSPAPGEKSGFAGARIAYLDSVEFLTVPEIATAMAGLRSGELHVVTDINATQETELKTAENVEVQSGPGLEWSALLLNVTDPVMKDRNMRLAVAHAIDFNGLALAVTRGASGYNAAPFSSQSVYHGEVQKGGYTRDLDKVKELLAAANYDGTPLKIQTSRRYDVFYQTAVIIQAMLGEAGIKADLEVLEWPAHLDNYFNGNFQISSFGYSARTDPVMNYWSIIGPREESPAYQWHDKEIYGMTFKAAAEVDPAKRQAIFDTIHSKMIAEAPTLNLFNSVNSAAVNSALEGYEIWPGNKPRLWGTWLTE from the coding sequence ATGAAACATCTAAGATTGGCCTCAGCTCTGGTTGCGGGGCTTTCTGCCTCGGCAGTTCTGGCTGATGCTCCCAAGATGGGCGGTACCGCAAAAGTCGTGATCGGCTCTGATATATTGGGAACGCAGCCCGGCGTCGCCCGTGATAGTGGCACCGATATGATCCTGCACCATATCTTCGAAGCCCTTGTCGCCTATGATGATAACCTCGAAGTACAGCCCATGTTGGCTGAAAGCTGGGAAATCAGCGATGAAGGCAAGACTTACACCTTCAAACTGCGCGAAGGTGTCACTTTCCACAACGGTGCACCCCTGACCAGTGCCGATGTCAAATGGAGCTGGGACCGCTGGCTGGACCCGGAAACCGGATGGGGCTGTACCTATTGGTATGATGGTTCCGAAGCGCTGAAGATTGAAGCGATTGAAACGCCTGATCCGCAAACAGTGGTGTTCCGCCTGAACATTCCTTCGGGATTGTTCCTTGCTCAAATGGCGAACTTTCAGTGCATGACGGCAATCGCACATTCTGACAGTGTCGGTGCGGATGGCACGTGGAGCACTCCCATCGGCACTGGCCCGTTCAAACTTGGTGAATGGAAAAAAGGCGTGTCCGTCACCCTTTCTAAAAACCCTGAATACTCCCCTGCCCCCGGTGAGAAATCCGGTTTTGCGGGTGCGCGTATCGCCTATCTCGATAGCGTCGAGTTTTTGACTGTCCCCGAGATTGCTACGGCTATGGCCGGGCTGCGCAGTGGTGAATTGCATGTCGTGACAGATATCAACGCGACACAAGAGACGGAGCTCAAAACCGCTGAAAACGTCGAGGTCCAGTCAGGCCCGGGTCTGGAGTGGAGCGCGCTTTTGCTCAACGTCACTGATCCGGTGATGAAGGACCGCAACATGCGTCTGGCTGTTGCGCATGCCATCGATTTTAATGGTCTTGCTCTGGCAGTGACACGCGGTGCGTCAGGATATAACGCGGCCCCATTCTCAAGCCAAAGTGTATATCACGGGGAGGTCCAGAAAGGCGGTTACACGCGCGATCTGGATAAAGTGAAGGAGCTGCTCGCGGCGGCAAATTACGATGGAACTCCGCTCAAGATCCAGACAAGCCGCCGGTATGATGTTTTCTATCAGACCGCTGTGATCATTCAGGCAATGTTGGGCGAGGCTGGAATCAAGGCCGACCTTGAGGTACTCGAATGGCCCGCGCATCTGGACAATTACTTCAATGGCAATTTCCAGATCTCATCCTTTGGATATTCTGCCCGGACCGACCCGGTCATGAACTATTGGTCGATTATCGGTCCACGTGAAGAGAGCCCGGCCTACCAATGGCATGACAAGGAAATTTACGGCATGACTTTCAAAGCTGCTGCCGAGGTTGACCCCGCCAAACGTCAGGCGATTTTCGACACGATCCACAGCAAGATGATCGCCGAAGCGCCAACACTCAATCTGTTTAATTCGGTCAACTCAGCCGCTGTGAACTCCGCGCTGGAGGGATATGAAATCTGGCCCGGCAACAAGCCGCGCCTCTGGGGGACTTGGCTTACCGAGTAA
- a CDS encoding ABC transporter permease has protein sequence MLRYTTFRILAAIPTLFLVTILVFFFIRLVPGDPAAVLVGDIQNIGRLEEVRRELGLDRSIPEQFFAWIGKIFQGDFGVSIMNQAPVLDTILDRFAVTAQVILIAVLFTTLIAVPAGMIAAWRQNRLTDNIIVVSTIAAMSVPSFWIGLTLILIFGIELGWLPAVGYVSLFEDFSRGAVYLIMPVAALVLGEVGGVLRMARASTIEIMRRDYITHARAKGLSEAAVLSRHAFPNAFAPTLTILGMIIGSLLGGAAVIETVFTLPGLGRLTIDAISSRDYPMVQGILLVVAVIYVLVNLITDLLYPLFDPRVKL, from the coding sequence ATGTTGAGATATACCACCTTCAGGATTCTCGCCGCCATACCCACATTGTTCCTCGTCACAATTCTGGTGTTCTTCTTTATTAGGCTCGTTCCCGGAGACCCGGCTGCGGTTCTGGTTGGTGACATTCAGAACATTGGACGCCTTGAAGAGGTCCGCCGCGAGCTCGGGCTCGACCGCTCAATTCCAGAACAATTCTTTGCTTGGATCGGCAAGATCTTCCAAGGCGATTTTGGCGTGTCCATCATGAACCAAGCACCGGTTCTGGATACCATCCTTGACCGGTTTGCTGTTACTGCACAGGTTATCCTTATCGCAGTGCTGTTCACGACGCTGATTGCGGTGCCTGCCGGCATGATCGCCGCTTGGCGGCAAAACCGGCTGACCGACAATATTATCGTGGTTTCGACCATCGCTGCCATGTCGGTCCCGTCCTTCTGGATTGGTCTTACCCTCATACTAATTTTCGGGATCGAATTGGGGTGGCTGCCTGCTGTCGGCTATGTCTCGCTGTTTGAGGACTTTTCACGTGGCGCAGTCTATCTCATCATGCCCGTAGCAGCGCTTGTGCTGGGAGAAGTGGGCGGTGTCCTGCGCATGGCGCGTGCCTCTACCATCGAAATCATGCGCCGCGATTATATCACCCACGCCCGCGCCAAAGGGCTTTCGGAGGCTGCGGTGCTGTCGCGGCACGCCTTCCCCAATGCTTTCGCACCGACCCTGACAATCCTCGGCATGATTATCGGCTCATTGCTTGGGGGGGCCGCCGTGATCGAAACGGTGTTCACACTGCCCGGTCTGGGTCGCCTCACGATCGATGCAATTTCCTCCCGTGATTATCCCATGGTTCAGGGCATCCTGCTGGTGGTCGCTGTTATTTACGTATTGGTCAATTTGATCACTGATCTTCTCTACCCGCTGTTCGACCCACGCGTAAAACTATGA
- a CDS encoding ABC transporter permease, translated as MLRFNLLIGALLVFAVVIAALVGLLAPPADPLHIDYSAFLAPPTVLHPFGTDDFGRDVLSRVLVGASVSLMSALGTVIVAILIGGTLGAIAGFFGGWTDRIIGVLTDTLMAFPGLLLALALISIVGAGILPMIITLGVSFSTIFIRVVRSLVLSLREQEFVEASRAMGNSETFTILRHILPNCMSSLVVLGTSTLAFAILAESALSFLGLGVQAPYPSWGGMLADGRGLMGQAPWLVLFPGFAIFLALLGINLLGDALRDWLDPWMEGER; from the coding sequence ATGCTCAGGTTCAACCTGCTAATAGGTGCTTTGCTCGTTTTCGCTGTTGTTATCGCAGCCTTGGTCGGCCTTCTGGCACCGCCGGCTGATCCCCTGCATATTGATTATTCTGCCTTTCTGGCACCGCCGACAGTGCTTCACCCTTTCGGGACCGATGATTTCGGCCGTGATGTGCTTTCACGCGTGCTGGTCGGTGCATCGGTGAGCCTTATGTCGGCACTTGGCACGGTCATTGTTGCTATTCTGATCGGCGGAACGCTTGGGGCCATCGCGGGTTTTTTTGGCGGCTGGACCGACCGAATTATTGGTGTTCTCACGGATACCTTGATGGCCTTTCCGGGGCTCTTACTGGCCCTCGCACTGATCAGCATCGTCGGTGCAGGCATCCTGCCGATGATCATCACGCTGGGCGTGTCTTTCTCGACCATTTTCATTCGTGTGGTGCGCTCGCTTGTCCTGTCTTTGCGCGAGCAGGAGTTCGTTGAGGCAAGTCGCGCGATGGGTAACAGCGAAACCTTCACCATTCTCCGTCATATTCTGCCTAATTGCATGTCTTCCCTCGTGGTGTTGGGGACATCTACCTTGGCCTTTGCGATCCTCGCGGAAAGTGCGCTCAGCTTTCTGGGGCTTGGCGTTCAGGCCCCTTACCCTAGTTGGGGCGGCATGCTCGCGGACGGGCGTGGCCTGATGGGTCAAGCGCCCTGGCTCGTGCTCTTCCCCGGATTTGCCATTTTCCTTGCGCTTCTTGGCATCAACCTTTTGGGCGACGCATTGCGCGATTGGCTTGACCCATGGATGGAGGGCGAACGATGA
- a CDS encoding dipeptide ABC transporter ATP-binding protein: MNNTSTPVCRIKNLSVAIGRSNQTVVEAVNLSIAQGEFHAIVGESGSGKTMLARSVLGLLPPGGRVAQGEIQFDGQDIARLPAAALRKIRGNQIGMIFQDPLSSLNPALRIGQQMTEALRLHSGTDKATARDKAAKFLDRVGIPNPQRALDQYPHEFSGGMRQRIMIASTLLPGPRLLIADEPTTALDTIVQANVMEILKEVTAEFGVSVLFISHDLGLVAHRADTVTVMDKARVIEQGSFEEVLFNPQHDKTKALLAAVPQGTAKPENNTQREILLKVRDAVVEFRTWGKLPWQTAPATRALDHVSFDLHRGETLAIIGASGSGKTTLGRTILGLTPLNAGEIRLGDTVISGLKRTEHRQKTRGIQIVFQDPIGALDPRMRVLELVAESLRHSPDLSRKDKLRRSHQALEDCGLEAELHHRLPHQLSGGQRQRVAIARALVARPDIIVLDEPVSALDVTVQEQVLHLLDRLKTQHGLSYIFISHDIGVVEDIADRVIIMVDGKIVEQGSAHKVFNGPEHPFTHRLLSVLPELREVDGRFQLVYRNTDAQSKGEKIG; encoded by the coding sequence ATGAACAATACAAGCACACCGGTCTGTCGTATCAAAAACCTCTCCGTTGCAATTGGCCGCAGCAATCAAACAGTGGTCGAAGCCGTCAACCTTTCGATTGCTCAGGGAGAGTTTCATGCCATCGTTGGCGAATCCGGTTCTGGCAAAACCATGCTCGCACGCTCTGTTCTGGGGCTGTTGCCTCCGGGTGGGCGCGTGGCGCAGGGCGAAATTCAGTTTGATGGGCAGGATATTGCCCGATTACCCGCCGCCGCGCTGCGTAAGATCCGGGGCAATCAGATCGGCATGATCTTTCAGGACCCGCTGAGTTCGCTCAATCCGGCGCTGCGTATCGGACAGCAGATGACCGAAGCCTTGCGTCTGCATAGCGGTACCGACAAGGCCACCGCACGTGACAAGGCGGCAAAGTTTCTTGATCGCGTTGGCATTCCCAATCCACAACGGGCGCTTGATCAATATCCACATGAATTCTCAGGCGGGATGCGCCAGCGGATCATGATTGCCTCTACCCTTCTGCCTGGCCCGCGACTGCTTATTGCTGATGAGCCCACCACCGCGTTGGATACGATTGTTCAGGCTAATGTGATGGAGATCCTGAAGGAGGTCACTGCCGAGTTTGGTGTGTCAGTGCTTTTCATCAGTCATGACCTTGGACTTGTTGCGCATCGGGCCGACACGGTGACCGTGATGGACAAGGCCCGCGTCATCGAACAGGGCAGCTTTGAAGAGGTGCTTTTCAATCCGCAACACGACAAGACCAAAGCGTTGCTTGCTGCTGTTCCGCAAGGGACAGCAAAGCCAGAAAACAACACCCAGCGCGAAATCTTGCTCAAGGTGCGCGATGCGGTTGTCGAATTCCGCACGTGGGGCAAATTGCCTTGGCAAACCGCGCCCGCTACCCGTGCGCTTGATCATGTAAGTTTTGATCTGCACCGGGGTGAAACACTTGCAATCATTGGCGCGTCCGGTTCCGGCAAGACGACCCTTGGACGGACGATCCTTGGGCTGACGCCCTTGAATGCTGGTGAAATCCGCCTTGGGGATACAGTGATCTCCGGGCTGAAACGCACGGAGCATCGACAGAAAACACGTGGCATCCAGATCGTTTTCCAAGATCCTATCGGGGCGCTGGATCCACGTATGCGTGTCCTCGAACTTGTTGCTGAAAGCCTTCGCCATAGCCCGGACCTCTCGCGCAAGGACAAGCTGCGACGCTCGCACCAAGCGCTGGAGGACTGCGGCTTGGAAGCTGAGCTACACCACCGTTTGCCTCATCAACTCTCGGGGGGGCAACGACAGCGTGTTGCCATCGCGCGTGCCCTTGTCGCCCGGCCCGATATCATAGTGCTGGATGAACCCGTTTCAGCACTTGATGTGACGGTACAGGAACAGGTGTTGCACTTGCTTGACCGGCTCAAAACCCAACATGGGTTGTCCTACATCTTCATCAGCCACGATATCGGCGTGGTCGAAGACATCGCTGACAGGGTCATCATAATGGTCGACGGAAAAATCGTTGAACAGGGTTCCGCGCATAAGGTTTTCAACGGACCAGAACATCCCTTCACACACAGGCTTCTTTCGGTCCTGCCCGAGCTGCGCGAAGTCGATGGCCGGTTCCAGCTGGTTTACCGAAATACCGACGCCCAATCCAAAGGAGAAAAAATTGGCTGA